In one window of Neisseria subflava DNA:
- a CDS encoding NAD(P)H-hydrate epimerase produces MKVYTAAQMREREQAAVDKGTSFYQLMENAGSSAARDLMQRHPQAGRALIVCGKGNNGGDGLVMARYMQAQGWHIDILFSLGENLSPLAQTNRERLNSLPHIELISVQELAGRLKKGYDIIIEGIFGTGFSGALPTEIAALCRQLNHSDGLKVALDIPTGLNCDTAEADPDTFRADLTYTFAAYKPAHLSESGKTYCQETVCLPIGID; encoded by the coding sequence ATGAAAGTCTATACCGCCGCCCAAATGCGCGAACGCGAGCAAGCAGCCGTCGATAAAGGCACAAGCTTCTACCAACTGATGGAAAATGCCGGCAGCTCTGCCGCCCGAGACCTCATGCAGCGTCATCCTCAAGCCGGACGCGCCCTGATTGTTTGCGGCAAAGGCAACAACGGCGGCGACGGCCTAGTCATGGCAAGATATATGCAGGCGCAAGGATGGCACATCGACATTCTGTTTTCACTCGGGGAAAACCTCTCCCCCTTGGCTCAAACTAATCGCGAACGCCTCAACAGTTTGCCCCATATTGAATTGATATCCGTACAAGAACTGGCAGGCCGTCTGAAAAAAGGTTACGACATCATTATCGAAGGCATATTCGGCACAGGCTTCAGCGGCGCCCTTCCAACCGAAATCGCCGCTCTCTGCCGCCAACTCAATCATTCAGACGGCCTGAAAGTCGCCCTTGATATCCCCACCGGCCTCAACTGCGACACCGCCGAAGCCGATCCCGATACATTCCGCGCAGACCTGACCTACACCTTTGCCGCCTACAAACCGGCACACTTAAGCGAATCCGGCAAAACCTATTGTCAAGAAACCGTCTGTTTGCCTATTGGCATTGATTAA
- the truB gene encoding tRNA pseudouridine(55) synthase TruB, producing MTNKPTKRPINGVLLLDKPEGLSSNTTLQKARRLFRAEKAGHTGVLDPLATGLLPVCFGEATKFAQYLIDADKAYTATLKLGEASSTGDAEGEIVATARADISLSEFQTACQALTGDIRQVPPMFSALKHEGKPLYEYARKGIVIERKARDITIYSIDITEFDAPKAVIDVRCSKGTYIRTLSEDIAKHIGTFAHLTALRRTETAGFTIAQSHTLEALAELDEAERDALLLPCDVLVQHFPKLELNDYAVTMLKHGQRPQFTEDISAEQPFCVYSRDGTFIGLVEYQKEIGRLKALRLMNTADK from the coding sequence ATGACCAATAAACCCACCAAACGCCCGATCAACGGCGTTCTTCTTCTCGATAAACCTGAAGGTCTTTCCAGCAACACCACCCTGCAAAAAGCACGACGCTTGTTCCGTGCCGAAAAAGCCGGGCATACCGGCGTACTCGATCCTTTGGCCACAGGGCTTTTGCCTGTTTGTTTCGGAGAAGCGACCAAGTTCGCCCAATATCTGATTGATGCCGACAAAGCCTATACGGCCACGCTGAAACTGGGCGAAGCCAGCAGTACGGGCGATGCAGAAGGTGAAATCGTTGCTACCGCACGCGCCGATATTTCATTGTCCGAATTTCAGACGGCCTGCCAAGCCTTAACGGGCGATATCCGCCAAGTGCCTCCCATGTTTTCCGCCCTCAAGCACGAAGGCAAACCGCTGTACGAATACGCACGCAAAGGCATCGTTATCGAACGCAAAGCGCGCGACATCACTATTTACTCCATTGATATTACTGAATTTGATGCACCCAAAGCTGTGATAGACGTACGTTGCAGCAAGGGCACTTACATCCGTACCCTCAGCGAAGACATCGCCAAACACATCGGCACATTCGCCCACCTGACCGCCCTGCGCCGTACCGAAACCGCAGGCTTTACCATTGCCCAAAGCCACACGCTCGAAGCCTTGGCAGAATTGGACGAAGCCGAACGGGATGCCCTGCTGCTGCCTTGCGATGTCTTGGTACAACATTTCCCCAAACTTGAGTTAAACGACTACGCTGTTACCATGCTCAAACACGGCCAACGTCCCCAGTTTACCGAAGACATTTCCGCCGAGCAGCCCTTCTGTGTGTACAGCCGAGACGGCACATTTATCGGACTGGTGGAATATCAAAAAGAAATAGGCCGTCTGAAAGCCTTGCGCCTGATGAATACCGCCGACAAATAA
- the rbfA gene encoding 30S ribosome-binding factor RbfA, producing the protein MRKPQRGYARQDRVKEQIMRELAELVRTGLKDPRAGFITINEVEVTRDYSHATVFYTVLDDSTRDITEEALEHAKGHLRSELAKRIKLFKTPELHFKYDESLERGMSISSLIDQVAAEKPVED; encoded by the coding sequence ATGAGAAAACCACAACGCGGCTACGCCCGCCAAGACCGTGTCAAAGAACAAATCATGCGCGAGCTTGCCGAACTCGTCCGCACCGGCCTGAAAGATCCGCGTGCAGGCTTCATCACCATCAACGAAGTCGAAGTCACCCGCGATTACAGCCACGCAACCGTGTTTTACACCGTCCTTGACGACAGCACACGCGACATTACCGAAGAAGCTTTGGAACACGCCAAAGGCCATTTGCGCAGCGAATTGGCCAAACGCATCAAACTCTTCAAAACGCCTGAGCTGCACTTCAAATACGACGAATCACTCGAACGCGGCATGAGCATTTCCAGCCTGATCGACCAAGTGGCAGCGGAAAAACCGGTTGAAGACTGA
- the ppx gene encoding exopolyphosphatase codes for MTTTPANVLASVDLGSNSFRLQICENNNGQLKVIDSFKQMVRFAAGLDEQKNLSEASQEQALECLAKFGERLRGFQPENVRVVATNTFRVAKNIAQFLPRAEAALGFPIEVIAGREEARLIYTGVVHTLPPKGDKMLVIDIGGGSTEFVIGSDLQPLTTESLPLGCVTYSMRFFQNKVTAKDFQAAVSAARIEIQRISKLMKRTGWDFAIGTSGSAKSIRDVLAAELPQEADITAQGMRYLADRIIEAGSVKKAKFENLKPERIEVFAGGLAVMMAAFEELSLTKMTVIEAALRDGVFYDLIGRSLNVDMREQTTAEFQKRYHVSLNQAKRVADTAQAFMNSLCHAKNVTVQELALWNQYLSRAGRLHEIGLDIAHTGYHKHSAYILENADMPGFSRKEQTILAQLVIGHRGDLKKMADIIGNNEIMWCAVLSLRLAALFCRSRLPLDLPPQTQLRVDENNHSFILRINAQWLEQHPLIADALDYESAQWQKIDMPFSVQAQ; via the coding sequence ATGACCACCACTCCCGCCAACGTTTTAGCTTCCGTCGACTTGGGTTCCAACAGTTTCCGCCTGCAAATTTGTGAAAACAACAACGGCCAGCTGAAAGTCATCGACTCGTTCAAACAAATGGTTCGCTTTGCCGCCGGCTTGGACGAACAAAAAAACCTGAGCGAAGCCTCTCAAGAACAAGCCTTGGAATGTTTGGCAAAATTTGGCGAACGCCTGCGCGGATTCCAACCTGAAAACGTGCGCGTGGTGGCCACCAATACTTTCCGCGTCGCCAAAAACATCGCCCAATTCCTGCCCCGTGCCGAAGCGGCGCTGGGTTTCCCCATCGAAGTCATTGCCGGCCGCGAAGAAGCGCGTCTGATTTACACCGGCGTAGTGCATACCCTGCCACCTAAAGGCGACAAAATGCTGGTTATCGACATTGGCGGCGGCTCGACCGAATTTGTCATCGGCTCGGATTTGCAACCACTGACCACAGAAAGCCTGCCTTTGGGCTGCGTAACGTACAGCATGCGCTTCTTCCAAAACAAAGTGACCGCCAAAGATTTCCAAGCCGCCGTTTCCGCCGCGCGTATCGAAATCCAGCGCATCAGCAAACTGATGAAGCGTACCGGTTGGGATTTCGCCATCGGCACGTCCGGTTCAGCCAAATCCATACGCGACGTTTTGGCGGCCGAATTGCCACAAGAAGCCGACATTACCGCCCAAGGCATGCGTTATCTTGCCGATAGGATTATCGAGGCCGGTTCGGTTAAAAAAGCCAAATTTGAAAACCTCAAACCCGAACGCATCGAAGTTTTTGCGGGCGGATTGGCCGTGATGATGGCCGCTTTTGAAGAACTCTCGCTGACCAAAATGACCGTTATCGAAGCCGCCCTCCGCGACGGTGTGTTCTACGACTTAATCGGCCGCAGCCTCAATGTCGATATGCGCGAACAGACAACGGCAGAGTTCCAAAAACGCTACCACGTCAGCCTCAACCAAGCCAAACGCGTTGCTGATACCGCACAAGCCTTCATGAACAGCCTGTGCCACGCCAAAAACGTAACCGTTCAAGAACTTGCCCTGTGGAACCAATACCTCAGCCGCGCAGGTCGTTTGCATGAAATCGGCTTGGATATTGCCCATACCGGTTATCACAAACACTCCGCCTATATTCTCGAAAACGCCGATATGCCGGGCTTCTCACGCAAAGAGCAAACCATTTTAGCGCAACTGGTTATCGGCCATCGCGGCGACCTCAAGAAAATGGCGGACATTATCGGCAACAACGAAATCATGTGGTGTGCTGTATTGTCCCTGCGCCTGGCCGCCCTCTTCTGCCGTTCGCGCCTGCCGCTTGATTTGCCGCCGCAAACCCAGCTTCGCGTCGATGAAAACAACCACAGCTTTATCTTGCGCATCAACGCCCAATGGCTGGAGCAACACCCCCTCATCGCCGATGCGCTGGACTACGAAAGCGCGCAATGGCAAAAAATCGATATGCCTTTCTCGGTTCAAGCACAATAA
- a CDS encoding lytic transglycosylase domain-containing protein, whose translation MKSENQDSLFLSRRRLLQVGGAMLLTPATAWAGAQREETLADDVASVMRSSINSASPARLVFADSREGERWLAAMSSRLARFIPDEGERRRLLVNIQYESSRAGLNTQVILGLIEVESAFRQYAISGVGARGLMQVMPFWKNYIGNPSHNLFDIRTNLRYGCTILRHYNNIEKGNIVRALARFNGSLGSNKYPNAVLGAWRNRWQWG comes from the coding sequence ATGAAATCGGAAAACCAAGATTCCTTATTTTTATCGCGCCGCCGTCTGTTGCAAGTCGGCGGAGCCATGCTTTTGACGCCTGCGACCGCATGGGCGGGGGCGCAACGTGAAGAAACGCTGGCCGATGATGTGGCTTCCGTGATGCGCAGTTCGATTAATAGCGCCAGCCCTGCGCGGCTGGTGTTTGCCGATTCGAGGGAAGGGGAGCGTTGGTTGGCGGCGATGTCTTCCCGATTGGCACGCTTTATTCCCGATGAGGGCGAGCGCCGCCGTTTGTTGGTTAATATTCAATACGAAAGCAGTCGTGCCGGACTCAATACTCAAGTGATTTTGGGTTTGATTGAAGTGGAAAGCGCGTTTCGCCAATATGCCATTAGCGGCGTGGGCGCGCGCGGTTTGATGCAGGTGATGCCGTTTTGGAAAAACTATATCGGCAATCCGTCGCACAACCTTTTCGATATCCGCACCAATCTGCGCTATGGTTGCACCATTCTGCGCCATTACAACAATATCGAAAAAGGCAATATTGTCCGCGCTTTGGCAAGGTTTAACGGCAGTTTGGGTAGTAACAAATATCCGAATGCCGTGTTAGGCGCGTGGCGAAATAGATGGCAGTGGGGTTGA
- a CDS encoding MFS transporter: MARDNRIQMFPHEWRASTTLSGVYALRMLGMFLVLPVLAMYAASLPGAENNKALVGMAMGIYGLTQALLQLPLGMASDKFGRKKVIYAGLIVFAAGSFLAAVADSLQMLVAARAIQGAGAVSAAVTALLADLTRNEVRTRAMAMIGLSIGLTFSVSLVLAPMIASFIGVSGLFALTGILTVISIGVVAWMTPDPEVSKMHEDTQAQPSRMGEVLKNRQLLNLDFGIFALHAAQMALFTALPFAMTQLGLEKIHHWQVYLPSTITGLIIMVPLIIVGETRNKLKQVFILGIVCIAAAQIGLLFGMHSVWLITAYLIVYFIGFNVLEASLPSMVSKIAPSDLKGTAMGVYNTMQSVGLFVGGATGGLLFQKYGFVGVFAFCSVLMLLWLVLAVISPAPKPVKNLSYPLNAEWQQNPDLLYQKLTEIEGVESISFSADKQTIYIKALQKGFDQEAAEKIITGV; encoded by the coding sequence ATGGCAAGAGATAACCGCATTCAAATGTTTCCGCACGAATGGCGTGCCAGTACCACACTTTCCGGCGTTTACGCACTGCGTATGTTGGGGATGTTTTTGGTGTTGCCTGTTTTGGCGATGTATGCCGCTTCGTTGCCTGGCGCAGAAAACAATAAAGCGCTGGTCGGTATGGCGATGGGTATTTACGGGCTGACACAGGCTTTGCTGCAGCTGCCTTTGGGCATGGCTTCCGATAAGTTCGGCCGTAAAAAAGTGATTTATGCCGGCTTGATTGTGTTTGCGGCGGGTAGTTTTTTGGCCGCAGTTGCCGACAGCCTGCAGATGTTGGTTGCCGCGCGTGCCATTCAAGGCGCGGGTGCCGTCAGTGCGGCGGTAACGGCTTTGCTGGCGGATTTGACCCGTAATGAAGTGCGGACGCGTGCGATGGCGATGATCGGCCTGAGTATCGGCTTGACCTTCTCCGTCAGCCTTGTGCTTGCGCCGATGATTGCCAGCTTTATCGGCGTATCCGGCCTGTTTGCGCTGACCGGTATTCTGACTGTAATCAGTATCGGCGTGGTTGCTTGGATGACCCCTGATCCCGAAGTGTCAAAAATGCACGAAGACACGCAGGCGCAGCCTTCGCGTATGGGTGAGGTATTGAAAAACCGCCAACTGCTCAATCTCGACTTCGGTATTTTTGCCTTGCATGCGGCGCAAATGGCTTTATTTACCGCATTGCCGTTTGCCATGACGCAGTTGGGTTTGGAAAAAATCCATCACTGGCAAGTCTATCTGCCGTCAACCATTACCGGCCTGATTATTATGGTGCCGCTGATTATCGTCGGCGAAACGCGCAACAAACTCAAACAAGTGTTTATCCTGGGTATTGTCTGCATTGCCGCGGCGCAAATCGGTTTGCTGTTTGGAATGCACTCGGTATGGTTGATTACCGCTTATCTGATTGTTTACTTTATTGGTTTCAATGTATTGGAAGCCAGCCTGCCGTCTATGGTGTCGAAAATCGCTCCGTCCGATTTGAAAGGCACCGCGATGGGCGTGTATAACACCATGCAGTCGGTCGGTTTGTTTGTCGGCGGCGCAACCGGTGGTTTATTATTCCAAAAATACGGTTTTGTAGGCGTATTTGCCTTTTGTAGCGTATTGATGTTGCTGTGGCTGGTATTGGCAGTCATTTCGCCGGCACCGAAACCTGTCAAAAACCTCAGCTATCCGCTTAACGCCGAATGGCAACAAAATCCGGATTTGCTCTACCAAAAATTGACCGAAATTGAAGGCGTTGAAAGCATTAGCTTTAGCGCAGACAAACAAACCATTTATATCAAGGCCTTGCAAAAAGGATTTGACCAAGAGGCCGCCGAAAAAATTATCACAGGAGTGTAA
- a CDS encoding single-stranded DNA-binding protein, producing MSLNKVILIGRLGRDPEVRYMPNGEAVCNFSIATSETWNDRNGQRVERTEWHNITMYRKLAEIAGQYLRKGSQVYLEGRIQSRKYQGKDGIERTAYDIIANEMKMLGSRNDNSGGAPYDDGYNQGQGGHSSQSSYQQAPQQQYQSAPAQEPPAAPARRPAPAQPTAPVDDIDDDIPF from the coding sequence ATGTCATTGAATAAAGTTATCCTCATCGGCCGTCTCGGCCGCGACCCGGAAGTCCGCTATATGCCCAACGGCGAGGCCGTCTGTAACTTCAGCATTGCCACCAGCGAAACGTGGAACGACCGCAACGGCCAACGCGTAGAACGTACCGAATGGCACAACATCACCATGTACCGCAAACTCGCCGAAATCGCCGGTCAATACCTGCGTAAAGGCAGCCAAGTGTACCTGGAAGGCCGTATCCAAAGCCGCAAATACCAAGGCAAAGACGGCATCGAGCGCACCGCTTACGACATCATTGCCAATGAGATGAAAATGCTCGGCAGCCGTAACGACAACAGCGGCGGCGCACCATACGATGACGGCTACAACCAAGGCCAAGGCGGTCATTCAAGCCAAAGCAGCTACCAACAAGCACCACAACAGCAATACCAATCTGCTCCGGCTCAAGAGCCCCCAGCCGCCCCAGCCCGTCGTCCTGCCCCGGCACAACCGACCGCTCCGGTTGATGATATCGACGACGATATTCCGTTCTAA
- a CDS encoding SIMPL domain-containing protein (The SIMPL domain is named for its presence in mouse protein SIMPL (signalling molecule that associates with mouse pelle-like kinase). Bacterial member BP26, from Brucella, was shown to assemble into a channel-like structure, while YggE from E. coli has been associated with resistance to oxidative stress.), translating into MRRPALTALLLAASLPVAAESLNYNIVEFSESANMEVPRDTMTAHFNVNAEGKDRQAVNQAFMKKFNQFNKISQNSKFKAELMERNSSPRYQYTNGKRTQTGWEEHAYFKVESKDFEALNRLITNSINIAVLESSSFSVSKEKREETVGQLSKAVILRFKDRAQNLAQTLGFSSYKIVKLNLGHIGNRQVGGDFAHAKMLRAAPVAEMAAGIEDGIPASPGSEEISLTVSGSVQM; encoded by the coding sequence ATGCGCCGCCCAGCCCTCACCGCCCTACTCCTAGCCGCCTCCCTGCCCGTTGCAGCAGAAAGCCTCAACTACAACATCGTTGAATTTTCCGAATCCGCAAATATGGAAGTGCCACGGGATACCATGACCGCGCATTTCAACGTCAACGCAGAAGGCAAAGACCGTCAAGCCGTCAACCAAGCCTTCATGAAGAAATTCAACCAGTTCAACAAAATCTCCCAAAACAGCAAATTTAAAGCCGAGCTAATGGAGCGCAACTCATCCCCGCGCTATCAATACACCAACGGCAAGCGCACCCAAACCGGCTGGGAAGAACACGCCTACTTCAAAGTAGAAAGCAAAGACTTTGAAGCACTCAACCGCCTGATTACCAACAGCATCAATATCGCCGTTTTGGAAAGCTCCTCATTTTCCGTATCCAAAGAAAAACGCGAAGAAACCGTCGGCCAACTGAGCAAGGCCGTCATCCTGCGCTTCAAAGACCGCGCCCAAAACCTCGCCCAAACACTCGGCTTCTCCAGCTACAAAATCGTTAAACTCAACTTGGGCCATATCGGCAACCGCCAAGTCGGCGGCGATTTTGCACACGCCAAAATGCTGCGGGCAGCCCCCGTCGCAGAGATGGCTGCAGGAATAGAAGATGGCATACCTGCCTCCCCAGGTTCAGAAGAAATCAGCCTGACCGTCAGCGGCTCGGTGCAAATGTAG
- a CDS encoding DUF1841 family protein encodes MYDVNTHDVRRFFAHVWQHRLAPLQLDGLQQKALRIIEAHPEYGHYLEDIEQYLDKEWLPEDGESNPFLHMSLHLSLQEQSAIDQPPGIRAIHQQLCARYNGDWVKAEHDMMEALAETIWEAQRYGRGLDVNAYMTRLRKLVGLGQEEKARLNPHEVGLMDTK; translated from the coding sequence ATGTATGACGTAAACACCCACGATGTCCGCCGATTCTTTGCCCACGTTTGGCAACACAGACTCGCACCACTCCAATTAGACGGCCTGCAACAAAAAGCTTTACGCATCATCGAAGCCCATCCCGAATACGGACATTATCTAGAAGACATCGAACAATATTTAGATAAAGAATGGTTGCCCGAAGACGGCGAAAGCAACCCATTCCTGCATATGTCGCTACACCTTTCTCTACAAGAACAAAGCGCCATCGACCAGCCCCCAGGCATCCGTGCCATCCACCAACAACTGTGCGCCCGTTACAACGGCGACTGGGTCAAAGCCGAACACGATATGATGGAAGCCTTGGCAGAAACCATCTGGGAAGCACAACGCTACGGACGGGGCCTTGATGTCAACGCCTACATGACCCGCTTGCGGAAATTGGTCGGCTTAGGCCAAGAAGAAAAAGCCCGCCTCAATCCCCATGAAGTCGGCTTGATGGATACAAAGTAA
- the ftsB gene encoding cell division protein FtsB — protein sequence MKWVTFVLTFALLCCQYSLWFGKGSVGHTEELQEQLVRQEEKNQTLTLRNNFLNAEVEDLAHGQEAIAEIARVELGYVQDGEVYYRIIDRR from the coding sequence ATGAAGTGGGTGACTTTTGTTTTAACCTTCGCACTTTTGTGCTGTCAGTACAGCCTTTGGTTTGGCAAAGGCAGCGTCGGGCATACGGAAGAATTGCAGGAGCAGCTCGTCCGTCAGGAGGAAAAAAACCAAACGCTCACTTTACGCAACAATTTCCTCAATGCGGAAGTTGAAGATTTGGCACACGGACAAGAGGCCATCGCCGAAATTGCCCGCGTCGAATTGGGCTATGTCCAAGACGGCGAAGTGTATTACCGAATCATCGACCGCCGCTAA
- the eno gene encoding phosphopyruvate hydratase — protein MSAIVDIFAREILDSRGNPTVECDVLLESGVMGRAAVPSGASTGQKEALELRDGDKSRYLGKGVLKAVDHVNNQIAQALIGIDANEQSYIDQIMIELDGTENKGNLGANATLAVSMAVARAAAEDAGLPLYRYLGGAGPMALPVPMMNVINGGEHANNSLNIQEFMIMPVGAKSFREALRCGAEIFHALKKLCDAKGFPTTVGDEGGFAPNLNSHKEALQLIVEATEAAGYKAGEDVLFALDCASSEFYKDGQYHLEAEGRSYTSAEFAEYLEGLVNEFPIVSIEDGMDENDWEGWKLLTEKLGGRVQLVGDDLFVTNPKILAEGIEKGVANALLVKVNQIGTLSETLKAVDLAKRNRYTSVMSHRSGETEDSTIADLAVATNCMQIKTGSLSRSDRMAKYNQLLRIEEELAEAAYYPGKAAFYQLGK, from the coding sequence ATGAGCGCAATCGTTGATATTTTTGCACGCGAAATTTTGGACTCCCGCGGCAACCCTACCGTAGAGTGTGACGTATTGTTGGAATCCGGCGTCATGGGACGCGCAGCCGTACCTAGCGGCGCATCAACCGGCCAAAAAGAAGCTTTGGAACTGCGTGACGGCGACAAATCCCGTTACTTGGGCAAAGGCGTATTGAAAGCCGTTGACCACGTCAACAACCAAATCGCGCAAGCCCTCATCGGTATCGATGCCAACGAACAATCTTATATCGACCAAATCATGATCGAATTGGACGGTACTGAAAACAAAGGCAACTTGGGTGCCAACGCTACTTTGGCCGTTTCTATGGCCGTAGCACGCGCAGCTGCTGAAGATGCAGGCCTGCCTCTATATCGCTACTTGGGCGGCGCAGGCCCAATGGCTCTGCCTGTTCCGATGATGAACGTTATCAACGGCGGCGAACATGCCAACAACAGCCTGAACATCCAAGAATTCATGATCATGCCTGTCGGCGCAAAATCTTTCCGCGAAGCCCTGCGTTGCGGCGCCGAAATTTTCCACGCACTGAAAAAACTGTGTGATGCCAAAGGCTTCCCAACTACCGTGGGCGACGAAGGCGGTTTCGCACCTAACCTGAACAGCCACAAAGAAGCCCTGCAACTGATCGTCGAAGCAACCGAAGCCGCAGGCTACAAAGCAGGCGAAGACGTATTGTTCGCCCTGGACTGCGCATCCAGCGAGTTCTACAAAGACGGCCAATACCATCTGGAAGCCGAAGGCCGCTCTTACACCAGCGCAGAATTTGCCGAATACTTGGAAGGCCTGGTTAACGAATTCCCAATCGTTTCCATCGAAGACGGCATGGACGAAAACGACTGGGAAGGCTGGAAACTGTTGACCGAAAAATTGGGCGGCCGAGTTCAATTGGTCGGCGACGACTTGTTCGTAACCAATCCAAAAATCTTGGCTGAAGGCATCGAAAAAGGCGTGGCAAACGCGTTGCTGGTTAAAGTAAACCAAATCGGTACTTTGAGCGAAACCCTGAAAGCCGTTGACTTGGCAAAACGCAACCGCTACACCAGCGTAATGAGCCACCGTTCCGGCGAAACCGAAGACAGCACCATTGCCGACTTGGCAGTTGCCACCAACTGTATGCAAATCAAAACCGGCTCCCTGTCCCGTTCTGACCGCATGGCGAAATACAACCAATTGTTGCGCATTGAAGAAGAATTGGCCGAAGCCGCTTACTACCCTGGCAAAGCCGCATTCTACCAACTGGGCAAATAA
- the argB gene encoding acetylglutamate kinase, with translation MTQQQSVSPAIKARVLAESLPYIRRFSGSIIVIKYGGNAMTEPALKEGFARDVVLLKLIGLHPVIVHGGGPQINEMLEKIGKKGEFVQGMRVTDSETMDIVEMVLGGHVNKEIVSMITTFGGRAVGITGRDNHFIKAEKLLIDTPEQKGVDIGQVGTVADIDTRLVEGLVERGCIPVIAPIGVGQNGEAFNINADLVAGKLAEKLQAEKLLMMTNIPGVLDKEGKLLTTLTPSRIDELIEDGTLYGGMLPKIASAVEAAKSGVKATHIIDGRVPNALLLEVLTDDGVGSMILGEG, from the coding sequence ATGACCCAGCAACAATCTGTCTCCCCTGCCATCAAAGCGCGCGTCCTTGCCGAATCTTTACCTTATATCCGCCGTTTTTCCGGCTCCATCATCGTCATCAAATACGGCGGCAACGCCATGACCGAACCTGCCTTAAAAGAGGGTTTCGCACGCGATGTCGTCCTGCTCAAACTGATCGGCCTGCATCCCGTCATCGTTCACGGCGGCGGCCCGCAAATTAATGAAATGTTGGAAAAAATCGGCAAAAAAGGAGAGTTTGTTCAAGGCATGCGCGTGACCGATAGCGAAACCATGGACATTGTAGAAATGGTTTTGGGCGGACACGTCAATAAAGAAATCGTTTCCATGATTACCACCTTCGGCGGTCGCGCCGTCGGCATTACCGGCCGAGACAACCACTTCATCAAAGCGGAAAAACTCCTGATCGACACGCCCGAACAAAAAGGTGTGGACATCGGCCAAGTCGGCACAGTAGCCGACATCGATACCCGTTTGGTGGAAGGCTTGGTCGAACGCGGCTGCATTCCGGTCATCGCACCCATCGGCGTAGGTCAAAACGGCGAAGCGTTCAACATCAATGCCGACTTGGTTGCCGGCAAACTGGCGGAAAAACTTCAAGCCGAAAAACTGCTGATGATGACCAATATCCCCGGCGTACTGGATAAAGAAGGCAAATTACTGACTACCCTGACGCCAAGCCGCATTGACGAACTGATTGAAGACGGCACGCTGTACGGCGGTATGCTGCCTAAAATTGCCTCTGCCGTCGAAGCTGCCAAAAGCGGCGTCAAAGCCACGCATATCATAGACGGTCGCGTTCCCAACGCCCTGCTTTTGGAAGTGCTGACCGATGACGGCGTAGGTTCGATGATTTTAGGCGAAGGCTAA